One genomic region from Desulfuromonas acetexigens encodes:
- a CDS encoding PIN domain-containing protein: MKVLFDTNVVLDLLIDRAPHAEAAARLFAAVERGIIGGCLGATTLTTIHYLSAKTLGREQARQAVAVLLSLFEIAPITRPVLEAALTGNFDDFEDSVIHQAACQSGAQAIVTRNGKDFRGAELPVYAPEELLKVLRAMGLERGAD; encoded by the coding sequence ATGAAGGTGCTTTTCGACACGAATGTCGTTCTCGATCTGCTCATCGACCGCGCGCCCCATGCCGAGGCGGCCGCCAGGCTTTTTGCTGCCGTGGAGCGTGGAATAATCGGCGGCTGTCTAGGCGCGACCACCCTCACCACCATTCATTATTTGTCGGCCAAGACCCTGGGCCGGGAGCAGGCCCGCCAAGCGGTCGCCGTCCTGCTGTCCCTCTTTGAAATCGCGCCGATTACCCGGCCGGTGCTGGAAGCGGCCCTGACCGGCAATTTCGACGATTTCGAGGATTCGGTCATCCATCAGGCGGCCTGCCAATCCGGTGCTCAGGCTATCGTCACCCGCAACGGCAAGGACTTTCGTGGGGCGGAACTGCCCGTGTACGCGCCGGAAGAACTGCTCAAGGTGCTGCGAGCGATGGGGTTAGAGAGGGGAGCGGATTGA